A DNA window from Rhineura floridana isolate rRhiFlo1 chromosome 11, rRhiFlo1.hap2, whole genome shotgun sequence contains the following coding sequences:
- the GIGYF1 gene encoding GRB10-interacting GYF protein 1 isoform X2: protein MAAETLNFGPEWLRALSSGGSIASPPPSPAMPKYKLAEYRYGREEMLALYVKDNKVPEEIQDKEFSAILQDDPLQPLALVPLTEEEQRNFSMSVNSVAVLRLMGKGSGAAPAGVSRGRGSTRSRGRGRGESGFYQRSIEEAEGAFGRGGVREIHRSQSWDDRGERRFEKPIRREGARPQFEEAVPSGRKEFARSDSDNWRTLREEHEEEEESGGGVAGSGGSWRQSGGSRRESERWRSASPDGGPRSAGWREHGGEGRRRKFDFDFREREDEPRSGRRHRHNSDSFEDDKDGLPEWCLEDEEEEMGTFDSSGAFMSLKKSPKEPILEEQELSFQPLQEEEEEEEEEEDLPEAKDGDRREGGDVPVSPTAKEGAERERKESWQVPEEKLPAPPGAPWRSGPSFPTAALPSAGECESFVPRGCSKAEVSVLTGSGNKEAEALDGDAGIILSHPTRLSPVAALPTPTSSSTAAAAAAATEFTVVGDNEDEDGMKHLQQEAEKMVASLQDSSLEEEHFTQTIVDHRNTAAALPLSHEAAMKWFYKDPQGEIQGPFTTQEMAEWFQAGYFTMSLLVKRGCDEGFQPLGEVIKMWGRVPFAPGPSPPPLLGNMDQERLKKQQELAAAALYQQLQHQQLLQIVNRQQYAQCALPQKGAAGDLTQQQLTTFLQQLQALKPRAGEQGMTPSMNRSISVPETGSLWDTHTSASPQAGGEASLWDIPINSSTQGPILEQLQLQHKLQERRGAELRAKRDEEERKRREEEEVFRRKQARASAGTAPHAQLSSSSSWGQQSVNAASSSTQNSFSIADIQKLGDSRACRELREECRQQELLKLLQQQNSHPLWGGVAKQSVSMKALLELQQESERHLQKQQQQRAQQRVHGGHSLSSLPSQWGADSGPLWGGHDKNSPVSLWEESVKNCGPLARSLGLKNSRSSPSLGDTYSASCRQSRKKTDEEEKLLKLLQGIQKPQDGFTQWCEQMLHALNTSSNLDVPTVVAFLKEVESPYDVHDCIRSYLGDTLEAKEFAKQFLERRAKQRANQQRQQQQQEASWLSCSSLQSLFQSNHNPKPPSFETSQAAKIKRRPMMLHADPSILGYALHGSSSELETVEDY, encoded by the exons ATGGCAGCTGAGACGCTGAACTTCGGGCCAGAGTG gcTTCGTGCACTCTCCAGCGGTGGGAGCATTGCTTCTCCCCCACCTTCCCCTGCCATGCCAAAGTACAAGCTAGCCGAATACCGATATGGGCGGGAAGAGATGTTAGCACTTTACGTGAAAGACAACAAG GTCCCAGAGGAAATCCAGGATAAAGAGTTCTCTGCCATTCTCCAGGACGACCCTCTGCAGCCCCTGGCGTTGGTACCCTTGACGGAAGAAGAGCAG AGGAACTTCTCCATGTCTGTGAACAGCGTGGcagtgctgaggctgatgggaaaggGCAGCGGGGCTGCCCCAGCAGGAGTCTCCCGCGGAAGAGGCAGCACCCGGAGCCGAG GCCGTGGCCGTGGCGAGAGCGGCTTTTACCAAAGAAGCATTGAGGAGGCAGAAGGAGCCTTTGGCCGTGGCGGGGTTCGCGAGATACACCGTAGCCAGAGTTGGGATGACCG AGGAGAACGACGGTTTGAGAAGCCCATCCGACGGGAAGGAG CCCGGCCTCAGTTTGAGGAGGCGGTTCCTTCAGGCCGCAAAGAGTTTGCCCGCTCGGACAGTGACAACTGGCGCACGCTCCGGGAGgagcatgaggaggaggaagagagcggCGGTGGcgtggctgggtcagggggcagtTGGCGGCAGAGCGGAGGCAGCAGGCGGGAGAGTGAGCGCTGGCGATCTGCCAGCCCAG atggaGGGCCTCGATCTGCAGGTTGGCGAGAGCATGGCGGAGAAGGGCGCCGGCGGAAGTTTGATTTTGACTTCCGGGAGCGTGAGGATGAGCCGCGGAGCGGGCGCCGTCATCGGCACAACAGCGACAGCTTTGAGGACGATAAGGATGGCCTGCCTGAGTGGTGCCTGGAAGATGAGGAAGAGGAGATGGGGACTTTCGACTCCTCTGGGGCCTTCATGTCCCTGAAG AAGAGCCCCAAAGAGCCAATTCTTGAGGAGCAGGAGTTAAGCTTCCAGCCCCtgcaagaagaagaggaggaggaggaggaggaggaggacctgCCAGAGGCCAAGGATGGTGATAGGAGAGAGGGTGGGGATGTCCCTGTCAGCCCCACAGCAAAGGAGGGGGCGGAGAGAG aacGGAAGGAGTCCTGGCAAGTGCCAGAGGAGAAACTGCCTGCTCCTCCCGGTGCCCCCTGGCGATCGGGCCCCTCTTTTCCCACTGCTGCTCTTCCTTCTGCGGGTGAATGTGAGAGTTTCGTGCCCAGGGGCTGCTCTAAAGCGGAGGTCTCAGTGCTCACTGGCAGCGGCAACAAAGAGGCGGAAGCTCTAGACG GGGACGCAGGCATCATCCTGAGCCACCCGACTCGGCTCAGCCCTGTCGCTGCCCTTCCCACCCCGACGTCCTCGtccacagctgctgctgctgctgctgctactgaatTCACAGTTGTTGGGGACAATGAGGATGAAGACGGGATGAAGCACCTGCAGCAG GAGGCAGAGAAGATGGTGGCTTCCTTGCAGGACAGCTCACTGGAGGAGGAGCACTTCACACAGACCATCGTGGATCATCGCAACACTGCTGCTGCCTTGCCACTCTCTCACGAAGCAGCCATGAAGTGGTTCTATAAGGATCCCCAGGGGGAGATCCAgg GCCCCTTCACGACTCAAGAGATGGCAGAGTGGTTCCAGGCTGGCTACTTCACTATGTCCCTGCTGGTGAAGCGAGGCTGCGATGAGGGCTTCCAGCCCCTGGGAGAAGTCATTAAGATGTGGGGAAGAGTGCCTTTTGCTCCAGGTCCATCGCCACCCCCGTTACTG GGAAACATGGACCAGGAGCGCCTGAAGAAGCAGCAGGAACTGGCCGCTGCCGCCCTCTACCAGCAGCTCCAGCACCAGCAGTTGCTTCAGATCGTCAACAG gcAGCAGTATGCGCAGTGTGCCCTCCCGCAGAAGGGGGCAGCCGGGGACCTGACGCAACAGCAGCTCACCACCTTCTTGCAGCAGCTGCAGGCTCTGAAGCCGAG AGCCGGGGAGCAGGGAATGACTCCTTCTATGAACCGATCAATATCTGTGCCAGAGACCGGGTCCCTGTGGGACACACATACCTCAGCCTCACCGCAAGCAG GCGGTGAAGCCAGCTTATGGGATATTCCAATTAATTCTTCAACTCAGGGTCCAATCTTAGAGCAACTGCAACTGCAACATAAA CTCCAAGAGCGGAGAGGCGCCGAACTCAGGGCTAAGAGGGACGAGGAGGAGCGGAAGCGCCGTGAAGAGGAAGAGGTGTTTCGGCGCAAGCAGGCAAGGGCAAGTGCTGGCACGGCCCCCCATGCGCAG CTGTCCTCTTCGTCGTCCTGGGGCCAGCAGTCGGTGAACGCTGCCTCCTCGTCCACCCAGAATAGCTTCAGCATAGCTGACATCCAGAAACTGGGAGATTCCCGAGCCTGCCGGGAGCTGCGGGAAGAG TGTCGTCAGCAGGAGCTGCTGAAGCTGCTTCAGCAGCAGAACTCGCACCCCCTCTGGGGTGGGGTGGCCAAGCAGAGCGTCTCCATGAAGGCCCTGCTGGAGCTGCAGCAAGAGAGCGAGAGGCActtgcagaagcagcagcagcagcgggcaCAGCAGAGAGTC CATGGTGGCCACAGCCTGAGCAGCCTCCCGTCGCAGTGGGGAGCAGACTCGGGGCCACTGTGGGGGGGCCACGACAAGAACAGCCCCGTCAGCCTCTGGGAAGAGAGCGTGAAGAACTGCGGCCCCCTTGCCAGGAGCCTCGGCTTGAAGAACAGCCGGAGCAGCCCGTCCCTGGG GGACACGTATAGCGCCTCTTGCCGGCAGAGCAGGAAGAAAACCGACGAGGAGGAGAAGCTTCTCAAGCTGCTGCAGGGAATCCAGAAGCCCCAGGACGGTTTCACTCAGTGGTGTGAGCAGATGCTCCATGCCCTCAATACCTCCAGCAACCTTGATG TGCCCACTGTGGTCGCGTTCCTGAAGGAGGTGGAATCCCCTTACGATGTCCATGACTGCATCCGCTCCTACCTGGGAGACACTCTGGAAGCCAAAGAGTTCGCAAAGCAGTTCCTGGAGCGCCGTGCCAAGCAGAGAGCCAATCAGCAgcgccaacagcagcagcag GAAGCCTCCTGGCTGAGCTGCAGCAGCCTGCAGTCCCTATTCCAGTCCAACCACAACCCCAAGCCACCGTCTTTTGAGACCAGTCAAGCTGCAAAGATCAAGAGGCGTCCGATGATGCTCCACGCAGACCCCAGCATCCTTG GTTATGCCCTTCATGGTTCCTCAAGCGAGCTGGAAACAGTGGAGGACTACTGA